One Pieris brassicae chromosome 11, ilPieBrab1.1, whole genome shotgun sequence DNA window includes the following coding sequences:
- the LOC123716032 gene encoding uncharacterized protein LOC123716032, giving the protein MRWFRKGEPPRLLAVSPETEPRTTRPSRNDSSPVSYLQRKSSSSSVETNFYNLNEQVITVEKSQHTCHNNEHTPVTRRISLQNSPTSLQESCVSSRKNRAGSVEKEYMVYREKRNPLLDKVKNTKLSCFKSNGTFRYGDDAASTSGSECSGFGHVEDVSQSRYPESYPEPHNEFENHNPWVKMQHYEDEVFYPKSPVECNWREGKSFTNRGTRCYSSGSECDRYHATPKTATKLSKSSDQIFNDDYEYLDTPIAIKSDCKTDKYKNKNEKDTIGPSSCLSAKIRAMSDRYLKSSNRILSKLYKQNGEDNDTAHSMTENISKSNSRSRKKKGGVKAKLRSFSYGALPGLDEFQKSQSAVFHDDVFNISCDDENVLLQDCEDADSGILVNESAASSMFDNDRLPPRCESSASQTNSQGPCHSRSVSGDQSFAKVRVSHRKSRERSEFPKPKPRNSQRALSLDRKEILRRMPKNCDTEEPQYLQLTEKQRMRQRDASQGDCGIPPIPPCRKPLKHSSKPQSEFKVVKIIRNCPNDELGIFIAKTKLSDEGHIGYLVAHVVPGGLAAKEGSLRIGDELLNVNGRRLRDLTMSEAKDALRSGAAEIDIVICRQREQKKPGVLMRESSVDYENAVILGKERGVNKYDVRTARHQNQDDTGCNRKGLSIEPDNATATQSHFLKGQNASYSSMNNKLLRRQVVSYGGANKETMTLSCTGDIVDVDVPDGVTDRVEKNEDTEIQTPNAANFCTLPRRPRAPTHTYHTITFEKGHGKKPLGFTIVGGRDSPRGPLGIFIKSILPQGQAIDDGRLKAGDEVLAVNGQACHELAHIEALALFKAVRSGPIELRVCRRVRNQSAKAKSCTDLLNDDD; this is encoded by the exons ATGCGGTGGTTCCGCAAGGGTGAGCCGCCACGGCTGCTCGCCGTATCACCGGAAACCGAACCTCGAACCACGCGACCCTCTAGAAATG ATTCTTCACCAGTAAGTTACTTGCAAAGAAAAAGTAGCAGCAGTTCGGTTGAAACCAATTTCTATAACCTAAACGAACAAGTGATAACCGTTGAAAAATCGCAGCACACGTGTCACAATAATGAACACACACCGGTTACTCGACGAATATCTTTGCAAAATAGTCCAACTTCCTTACAAGAGAGTTGTGTTTCTAGTCGAAAGAATCGTGCAGGATCCGTAGAAAAGGAATACATGGTGTATCGCGAAAAACGAAATCCTTTACTAGATAAAGTGAAAAATACGAAACTGTCATGTTTTAAGTCGAACGGTACTTTTCGATACGGTGATGATGCTGCGTCTACTTCAGGAAGTGAATGTAGTGGCTTCGGACACGTCGAAGACGTTAGTCAAAGTCGTTATCCAGAATCATATCCAGAACCACACAACGAGTTCGAAAACCACAACCCATGGGTTAAAATGCAACATTATGAAGACGAAGTTTTTTATCCGAAAAGCCCTGTAGAATGTAATTGGAGGGAAGGTAAATCATTCACGAATCGAGGGACTAGATGTTACAGTTCAGGATCAGAGTGTGATCGATATCATGCCACACCGAAAACAGCCACTAAACTGTCTAAATCCAGtgatcaaatatttaatgatgaTTATGAATACTTAGATACACCCATTGCCATAAAATCCGACTGTAAGACTGATAagtataagaataaaaatgaaaaagacACGATAGGACCAAGCTCCTGTCTTTCCGCTAAGATTCGAGCTATGTCAGACAGGTATTTGAAATCCTCAAATAGAATTTTATCGAAACTCTATAAACAAAATGGGGAAGACAATGACACAGCACACAGCATGACTGAGAAcatttcaaaatcaaatagTAGAAGCCGCAAGAAAAAAGGTGGAGTCAAAGCAAAACTCAGAAGCTTTTCTTACGGTGCACTACCGGGTCTAGACGAATTTCAGAAAAGTCAAAGTGCCGTATTTCATGACGATGTCTTCAACATCTCTTGTGACGATGAAAATGTGTTATTGCAAGACTGTGAGGATGCAGACTCTGGAATACTAGTGAATGAATCAGCTGCATCTTCTATGTTTGATAATGATAGACTACCTCCGCGGTGTGAAAGTTCCGCATCGCAAACTAATTCTCAAGGACCTTGTCATAGTAGAAGTGTTTCCGGTGACCAAAGTTTTGCTAAAGTTAGAGTTTCACACAGAAAGAGTAGAGAGAGGAGTGAATTTCCTAAACCAAAACCAAGAAATTCCCAAAGAGCTCTATCGTTAGATCGTAAAGAAATACTACGGCGAATGCCAAAGAACTGTGATACTGAGGAACCTCAATATCTTCAATTAACGGAGAAACAGAGAATGCGTCAAAGAGATGCTAGTCAAGGTGATTGTGGAATTCCGCCTATACCGCCATGTCGCAAGCCCTTAAAGCACTCGAGTAAACCTCAATCGGAGTTCAAAGTagtgaaaataataagaaattgtCCTAATGATGAACTGGGTATATTCATCGCTAAGACAAAGCTGTCGGATGAAGGACATATTGGATACCTGGTGGCACATGTTGTACCAGGAGGTTTAGCAGCTAA GGAGGGCTCTCTGCGTATCGGCGATGAATTGCTCAATGTAAATGGACGAAGACTTCGAGATCTTACCATGTCAGAAGCCAAAGATGCATTGCGATCTGGAGCGGCCGAAATCGACATAGTTATTTGCAGACAGCGGGAACAAAAAAAGCCTGGTGTATTAATGCGAGAAAGTTCCGTAGACTATGAAAACGCAGTCATATTGGGGAAGGAACGAGGCGTCAATAAATATGACGTCAGAACAGCGCGTCATCAGAACCAGGATGACACTGGCTGTAATCGCAAAGGCTTATCAATCGAGCCGGACAACGCGACGGCCACGCAGTCGCATTTCCTAAAGGGTCAGAACGCGAGCTACAGCAGTATGAATAACAAGCTCCTGCGCCGACAGGTCGTTAGTTACGGCGGTGCAAACAAGGAAACAATGACGTTAAGCTGTACAGGTGATATCGTTGACGTTGACGTGCCAGATGGAGTGACAGATCGTGTTGAGAAAAATGAAGACACTGAAATACAGACACCTAATGCGGCAAACTTCTGTACTCTACCTCGCAGACCAAGAGCGCCTACGCATACGTATCACACAATTACCTTTGAAAAAGGCCACGGAAAGAAGCCATTGGGATTTACAATTGTGGGAGGACGAGATTCACCCAGAGGTCCTTTGGGGATTttcataaaaagtattttgccACAAGGTCAGGCGATAGATGATGGTAGATTAAAAGCTG GGGATGAAGTGCTAGCAGTGAATGGACAAGCGTGTCATGAGTTGGCGCATATTGAAGCATTAGCACTTTTCAAAGCTGTGCGAAGTGGGCCTATCGAGTTACGAGTTTGCCGCAGAGTGAGGAACCA atcTGCTAAAGCCAAGTCATGCACAGATCTTCTAAATGACGACGATTGA